In one Pseudomonas purpurea genomic region, the following are encoded:
- the ribD gene encoding bifunctional diaminohydroxyphosphoribosylaminopyrimidine deaminase/5-amino-6-(5-phosphoribosylamino)uracil reductase RibD, which translates to MTISPEQAILDAHYMARALELARKGHYTTHPNPRVGCVIVRDGQIVGEGWHVRTGEPHAEVHALRAAGENARGATAYVTLEPCSHHGRTPPCADALVNAGLARVVAAMQDPNPEVAGRGLQRLEQAGIVTLSGVLEGEARKLNQGFLKRMEHGLPFVRVKLAMSLDGRTAMASGESQWITGPAARSAVQRLRAQASVVLTGADTVLADDARLTVRAAELGLDAEQTAQAMSRLPLRVLIDGRLRVPLDAPFFKAGPALVATCVAVEEQYANGPECLIVPGDDGQVDLRKLLVELAARGVNEVLVEAGPRLAGAFARQGLVDEYQIFIAGKFLGSTARPLLDWPLAQMKDAPELKITEIRAVGDDWRVTAIPSPAASV; encoded by the coding sequence ATGACGATTTCCCCGGAACAAGCGATTCTCGACGCCCATTACATGGCCCGCGCCCTGGAACTGGCGCGCAAAGGTCACTACACGACTCACCCCAACCCTCGGGTCGGCTGTGTGATCGTGCGTGACGGGCAGATTGTCGGCGAAGGCTGGCACGTGCGCACCGGCGAACCCCATGCCGAAGTCCACGCCTTGCGCGCAGCCGGCGAAAACGCCCGGGGCGCCACAGCCTACGTGACGCTCGAACCGTGCAGTCACCACGGGCGCACGCCGCCGTGCGCCGATGCATTGGTGAATGCCGGGCTGGCCCGCGTCGTGGCGGCGATGCAGGACCCGAACCCGGAAGTCGCCGGTCGCGGCCTGCAACGCCTGGAACAGGCCGGCATCGTCACCCTCAGCGGCGTGCTCGAAGGCGAGGCCCGCAAACTCAATCAAGGTTTCCTCAAACGCATGGAACACGGCTTGCCGTTCGTGCGGGTCAAGTTGGCCATGAGCCTCGACGGTCGTACCGCCATGGCCAGCGGCGAAAGCCAATGGATCACCGGCCCCGCCGCCCGTTCGGCGGTGCAACGTCTGCGCGCGCAGGCCAGCGTGGTGCTGACTGGCGCCGACACGGTGCTGGCCGATGACGCCCGTTTGACCGTGCGCGCCGCCGAACTGGGCCTGGACGCCGAGCAAACCGCGCAGGCCATGAGCCGTTTGCCGCTGCGAGTGCTGATCGACGGGCGCTTGCGGGTGCCGCTCGACGCGCCGTTCTTCAAGGCCGGCCCGGCGCTGGTCGCCACCTGTGTCGCGGTGGAAGAACAATACGCCAACGGCCCCGAATGTTTGATCGTGCCGGGCGACGATGGTCAGGTCGACCTGCGCAAGTTGCTGGTTGAACTGGCGGCGCGTGGCGTCAACGAAGTGCTGGTGGAAGCCGGCCCGCGCCTGGCTGGGGCGTTTGCCCGGCAAGGGCTGGTGGACGAATACCAGATCTTCATCGCCGGCAAGTTTTTGGGTTCCACGGCCCGGCCGCTGCTCGACTGGCCGCTGGCGCAGATGAAAGACGCGCCGGAGCTGAAAATCACTGAAATTCGCGCCGTTGGCGATGACTGGCGAGTCACTGCCATTCCTTCGCCAGCAGCGAGCGTATAA
- the nrdR gene encoding transcriptional regulator NrdR, which translates to MHCPFCGANDTKVIDSRLVAEGEQVRRRRECLACGERFTTFETAELVLPRLIKTDGSRQPFDEEKLRAGMQRALEKRPVSVERLELSLAHIKHKLRATGEREVKSLVVGELVMAELQKLDEVAYIRFASVYRRFQDLNEFREEIDRLAREPVKP; encoded by the coding sequence ATGCACTGTCCCTTCTGCGGTGCCAACGACACCAAGGTCATCGACTCGCGTCTGGTCGCCGAGGGCGAGCAGGTGCGCCGCCGGCGCGAATGCCTGGCCTGCGGTGAGCGTTTCACCACCTTCGAAACCGCCGAACTGGTGTTGCCGCGCCTGATCAAAACCGACGGTAGCCGCCAGCCCTTCGACGAAGAAAAACTGCGTGCCGGCATGCAGCGAGCGCTGGAAAAGCGCCCGGTCAGCGTCGAGCGCCTGGAATTGTCGCTGGCGCACATCAAACACAAACTGCGGGCCACCGGCGAGCGCGAGGTCAAATCCCTGGTGGTCGGTGAGCTGGTGATGGCCGAGCTGCAAAAGCTCGATGAAGTCGCCTACATTCGCTTCGCGTCGGTGTATCGCCGCTTCCAGGACCTCAACGAGTTCCGCGAAGAGATCGATCGCCTGGCCCGTGAGCCGGTCAAGCCATGA
- a CDS encoding YbaY family lipoprotein: protein MPLRPLVLLSLVSLLIACSSDAPKPAAPTPGTAQQAQKKAQAPAELGPLPAYQRELSGNLLGVPAGAEVELALLVIDDRDRPQHLLASTNLIGTNQALPFRLRFNPDAFPAGARVELRGRASQSGQLILHLPAQRINQPTTQALGQLQFIKAP, encoded by the coding sequence ATGCCGCTAAGACCGCTTGTTTTGCTCAGCCTCGTCAGCCTGCTGATCGCCTGCAGCAGCGATGCGCCCAAACCGGCAGCACCGACCCCGGGCACTGCGCAACAGGCGCAGAAAAAAGCCCAGGCACCGGCCGAACTCGGCCCGCTGCCCGCCTACCAGCGAGAATTGAGCGGCAACTTGCTGGGCGTGCCGGCCGGTGCCGAGGTGGAACTGGCGTTGCTGGTGATCGATGACCGTGACCGGCCCCAGCACTTGCTCGCCAGCACCAACCTGATCGGCACCAACCAGGCGTTGCCGTTTCGCCTGCGCTTCAACCCCGACGCCTTCCCGGCCGGAGCCCGCGTTGAACTGCGTGGCCGCGCCAGCCAATCCGGGCAATTGATCCTGCACCTGCCGGCGCAGCGCATCAATCAACCGACCACCCAGGCCCTGGGCCAGTTGCAGTTCATCAAAGCACCATGA
- a CDS encoding 50S ribosomal protein L11 methyltransferase — protein MKAPLDLQQALGELLGDAQLVACELPDTDLKLWLIDGDNMDRAFSPEETRRILHEPPYWSFCWASGLAVARYLAEHPQWVAGKRVLDFGAGSGVAGIAAVKAGALEVVACDLDPLAIAACRANAELNDVHLNYSTDFFAEADRFDLVLVADVLYDRANLPLLDEFLSRGREALVADSRVRDFRHPSYQRLHMLEAMTLPDLAEPEEFRHVSLYHARRG, from the coding sequence ATGAAGGCGCCGCTCGACCTGCAACAGGCGTTAGGTGAACTGCTCGGCGATGCACAACTGGTGGCCTGTGAGTTGCCGGACACCGACCTGAAACTCTGGCTGATCGACGGCGACAACATGGACCGCGCGTTCAGCCCCGAGGAAACCCGACGCATTCTGCATGAGCCGCCGTACTGGAGCTTTTGCTGGGCCAGTGGCCTGGCGGTGGCGCGTTATCTGGCCGAACACCCGCAGTGGGTTGCCGGCAAGCGCGTGCTGGATTTCGGCGCCGGTTCCGGCGTGGCCGGTATCGCGGCAGTGAAAGCCGGGGCGCTGGAGGTGGTGGCGTGTGACCTGGACCCCTTGGCGATAGCCGCATGCCGGGCCAATGCCGAACTCAATGACGTGCATCTGAACTATTCGACGGACTTCTTCGCCGAGGCGGATCGCTTTGATCTGGTTCTGGTGGCCGACGTGCTGTACGACCGGGCGAATCTGCCATTGCTCGATGAATTCTTGAGCCGTGGGCGGGAAGCGCTGGTGGCGGATTCGCGGGTTCGGGATTTCCGTCATCCGTCGTATCAGCGGCTGCACATGCTGGAAGCCATGACCCTGCCGGACCTGGCCGAACCGGAAGAGTTTCGGCATGTGAGCCTGTATCACGCACGGCGCGGCTAA
- the trxA gene encoding thioredoxin gives MSQDTPYIFDATTADFDQTVIESSFHKPVLVDFWAEWCAPCKALMPMLQTIAESYQGELLLAKVNCDVEPDIVSRFGIRSLPTVVLFKDGQPVDGFAGAQPESAVRAMLEPHVQMPPPAAADPFEQAQALFDEGRFADAEATLKVLLGEDNTHARALILYARCLTERGELGEAQIVLDAVKTDEHKAALAGAKAQIQFLGQAKDLPDAADLKARLAKDPQDDEAVYQLAVQQLARQQYEPALDSLLKLFIRNRSYSEGLPHKTLLQVFELLGNDHPLVTVYRRKLFAALY, from the coding sequence ATGAGTCAAGACACGCCGTACATCTTCGACGCCACGACTGCCGATTTCGACCAGACGGTGATCGAGAGCTCGTTCCACAAACCGGTGCTGGTGGATTTCTGGGCCGAATGGTGCGCGCCGTGCAAGGCGCTGATGCCGATGCTGCAAACCATCGCCGAGAGCTATCAGGGCGAGTTACTGCTGGCCAAGGTCAATTGTGACGTCGAGCCGGACATCGTTTCGCGCTTCGGCATTCGCAGCCTGCCGACCGTGGTGCTGTTCAAGGACGGCCAGCCGGTGGACGGTTTTGCCGGTGCACAACCCGAGTCCGCTGTGCGCGCGATGCTTGAACCGCATGTGCAAATGCCGCCGCCGGCCGCCGCCGACCCGTTCGAGCAGGCTCAGGCGCTGTTCGACGAAGGCCGTTTCGCCGACGCCGAAGCCACGCTGAAAGTGCTGCTGGGCGAGGACAACACCCACGCCCGTGCGCTGATTCTGTACGCACGCTGCCTGACCGAACGGGGTGAACTGGGCGAAGCGCAAATCGTGCTCGACGCAGTCAAGACCGATGAGCACAAGGCTGCCCTGGCCGGCGCCAAGGCGCAGATCCAGTTCCTGGGTCAGGCCAAGGATTTGCCGGATGCAGCGGACCTGAAAGCTCGTCTGGCAAAAGACCCGCAAGATGACGAAGCGGTCTATCAACTGGCGGTGCAGCAACTGGCCCGCCAGCAATACGAGCCGGCGCTGGATTCGCTGCTCAAGCTGTTCATCCGCAACCGCAGCTACAGCGAAGGCTTGCCGCACAAGACCTTGCTGCAAGTGTTCGAACTGCTGGGCAACGATCACCCGCTGGTGACCGTGTACCGCCGCAAGCTGTTCGCCGCGCTGTATTAA
- a CDS encoding DUF2796 domain-containing protein: MRRLLLALPFALLPLAAAQAAEVHDHDHEHGSLGAHEHGVGRLNAALDGQTLELELESPAMNLVGFEHVASSAEDKAKVAATRAQLEKPLVLFNLPTAAQCVISQQELESPLFGDKPDADEHDDDDDHATDGKGLAAKEHHHDHSEIHAHYQFSCANPGALKTLDLTQVFKTFPATQKIQVQLISPSGQQGVEVTSKAATLKF; the protein is encoded by the coding sequence ATGCGCCGTCTGCTTCTCGCTTTGCCGTTCGCCCTGTTGCCACTGGCTGCCGCTCAAGCCGCCGAGGTCCATGATCACGATCATGAGCACGGCAGCCTCGGTGCCCATGAACATGGCGTGGGGCGGTTGAACGCAGCGCTGGACGGCCAGACCCTGGAGCTGGAGCTGGAAAGCCCGGCGATGAACCTGGTGGGTTTCGAACACGTTGCCAGCAGCGCTGAAGACAAGGCCAAAGTCGCCGCTACCCGCGCACAGCTGGAGAAACCGCTGGTGCTGTTCAACCTGCCGACAGCGGCCCAGTGCGTGATCAGCCAGCAGGAACTGGAAAGCCCATTGTTCGGTGACAAACCGGACGCCGATGAACATGACGATGACGACGACCATGCCACCGACGGCAAAGGCCTGGCCGCCAAAGAACATCATCACGACCACAGCGAGATTCACGCTCACTACCAGTTCAGTTGTGCAAACCCTGGTGCGTTGAAAACCCTGGACCTGACGCAGGTGTTCAAGACCTTCCCCGCGACCCAGAAAATTCAGGTACAACTCATCAGCCCGAGCGGCCAGCAAGGGGTTGAAGTGACTTCGAAGGCTGCGACGCTGAAGTTCTGA
- a CDS encoding ABC transporter ATP-binding protein, translating to MTQPLIELSGLSFSWPGHPPLLDIPAFRLEPGETLFLKGPSGSGKTTLLGLLGGVQKPDRGSIRLLDQELTELSAGARDRFRVDHTGYIFQQFNLLPFLSVRENVELPCHFSTLRASRAVQRHGSVDQAAATLLAHLGLKDQNILSRRADSLSIGQQQRVAAARALIGQPELVIADEPTSALDYDAREAFLRLLFAECREAGSSLLFVSHDQSLAPLFDRHLSLSELNRAATPLEV from the coding sequence ATGACCCAACCCCTTATCGAATTGTCCGGCCTGAGCTTCAGTTGGCCCGGTCATCCGCCCTTGCTGGACATCCCGGCGTTTCGCCTGGAACCCGGTGAAACCCTGTTTCTCAAGGGCCCGAGCGGCAGCGGCAAGACCACCCTGCTCGGCCTGCTCGGTGGCGTGCAAAAACCTGATCGCGGCAGCATTCGCCTGCTCGACCAGGAGCTGACCGAGCTGTCGGCCGGTGCCCGCGACCGCTTTCGGGTCGACCACACCGGCTACATCTTCCAGCAGTTCAACTTGCTACCGTTTCTCTCGGTGCGTGAAAACGTCGAGCTGCCGTGCCACTTCTCAACACTGCGCGCCAGCCGTGCGGTGCAGCGCCACGGCAGTGTCGACCAGGCCGCCGCGACCTTGCTCGCGCACTTGGGGCTCAAGGATCAAAACATCCTGAGCCGCCGCGCCGACTCGCTGTCCATCGGCCAGCAGCAACGGGTCGCCGCCGCCCGGGCGCTGATCGGGCAACCGGAATTGGTGATCGCCGACGAACCGACCTCGGCCCTCGATTACGACGCCCGCGAGGCATTTCTCCGCCTGCTGTTCGCCGAATGCCGCGAGGCCGGTTCCAGCCTGTTGTTCGTCAGCCATGACCAGAGCCTGGCACCGCTGTTCGATCGTCACCTGTCGCTGAGCGAGCTCAATCGCGCCGCCACGCCGTTAGAGGTCTGA
- a CDS encoding ABC transporter permease gives MYLFRLAMASLANRRFTALLTAFAIALSVCLLLAVERVRTEAKTSFASTISGTDLIVGARSGSVNLLLYSVFRIGNATNNIRWDSFEHFANSPKVKWAIPISLGDSHRGYRVMGTTDAYFQHYQYGRQQNLQLANGRAFATDPFEVVLGAEVADALHYKLGDKLVLAHGVAVISLVKHDDKPFTVVGILKRTGTPVDRTLHISLGGMEAIHIDWHNGVPAQGNGRINADQARNMDLTPQAITAFMLGLNSKIATFSVQREINEFRGEPMLAILPGVALQELWSLMGTAEKALFVVSLFVVLTGLIGMLTAILTSLNERRREMAILRSVGARPWHIATLLVLEAFALALAGVIAGVALLYVCIAAAQGYVQSTYGLFLPLSWPSEYEWTLLGGILAAALLMGSVPAWRAYRQSLADGLSIRL, from the coding sequence ATGTATTTGTTTCGTCTAGCCATGGCCAGCCTGGCAAACCGCCGCTTCACCGCGCTCCTGACCGCATTCGCCATCGCCCTGTCGGTCTGCCTGTTGCTGGCCGTGGAACGGGTGCGCACCGAAGCCAAGACCAGTTTCGCCAGCACCATCAGCGGCACCGACCTGATTGTCGGCGCACGCTCGGGCTCGGTGAACCTGCTGCTGTACTCGGTGTTCCGCATCGGCAACGCCACCAACAACATCCGCTGGGACAGCTTCGAGCATTTCGCCAACAGCCCGAAAGTGAAATGGGCGATCCCCATTTCCCTCGGCGATTCCCATCGCGGCTACCGCGTGATGGGCACCACCGACGCCTACTTCCAGCATTACCAGTACGGCCGTCAGCAAAACCTGCAACTGGCCAACGGCCGGGCATTTGCCACCGACCCGTTCGAAGTGGTGCTCGGCGCCGAAGTGGCCGATGCGCTGCATTACAAGCTCGGCGACAAACTGGTGCTGGCCCACGGCGTGGCGGTGATCAGCCTGGTCAAACACGATGACAAACCGTTCACCGTGGTCGGTATCCTCAAACGAACCGGTACACCGGTCGACCGCACGCTGCACATCAGCCTCGGCGGCATGGAAGCGATTCACATCGACTGGCACAACGGCGTGCCCGCCCAGGGCAACGGCCGGATCAACGCCGACCAGGCGCGTAACATGGACCTCACCCCGCAAGCCATTACCGCATTCATGCTCGGCCTCAACAGCAAGATTGCGACGTTCTCGGTGCAACGCGAGATCAATGAATTCCGTGGCGAGCCGATGCTGGCGATCCTGCCGGGCGTGGCCTTGCAGGAGTTGTGGAGCCTGATGGGCACCGCCGAAAAAGCCTTGTTCGTGGTGTCGTTGTTCGTGGTGCTGACCGGGTTGATCGGCATGCTCACCGCGATTCTCACCAGCCTCAACGAGCGCCGCCGCGAAATGGCAATCCTGCGTTCGGTGGGCGCCCGCCCCTGGCACATCGCAACCTTGCTGGTGCTGGAGGCATTCGCCCTGGCGTTGGCCGGAGTGATTGCCGGCGTGGCGCTGCTTTACGTCTGCATCGCGGCGGCCCAGGGGTATGTGCAGTCGACGTATGGGCTGTTCCTGCCGCTGAGTTGGCCGAGCGAATATGAATGGACGCTGCTCGGTGGCATTCTGGCGGCCGCCCTGCTGATGGGCAGCGTGCCCGCCTGGCGCGCTTATCGCCAATCGCTGGCCGATGGCCTGTCGATCCGTTTATGA
- a CDS encoding DUF3299 domain-containing protein: MRTLNMPRALFALLMLVALPLWAAQPKDLTWSEMIPPDAPAEVPNMKPLHDLSQMSDALAAESAPAARQDMPNAPVVKSLDGQVIRLPGYIVPLEVSEEGRTTDFLLVPYFGACIHVPPPPSNQIVHVKSAVGVKLDELYQPYWVEGAMQVKASTSELADAGYQMDADKIYVYELPE, translated from the coding sequence ATGAGGACGTTGAACATGCCCCGCGCTCTGTTTGCGCTGTTGATGCTGGTCGCGCTGCCGCTCTGGGCGGCGCAGCCCAAGGACCTGACCTGGTCCGAGATGATCCCGCCGGACGCCCCGGCGGAAGTGCCGAACATGAAACCGCTGCACGACCTGTCGCAAATGAGCGACGCGCTCGCCGCCGAGTCAGCGCCGGCCGCCAGGCAGGACATGCCCAACGCGCCCGTGGTGAAAAGCCTCGACGGGCAAGTCATTCGCCTGCCAGGGTACATCGTGCCGCTGGAAGTCAGCGAAGAAGGCCGCACAACGGACTTTCTGCTGGTGCCGTATTTCGGCGCGTGCATTCATGTGCCACCGCCGCCGTCGAACCAGATCGTTCACGTCAAAAGCGCGGTCGGGGTCAAACTCGATGAGCTGTATCAGCCGTACTGGGTGGAAGGCGCCATGCAGGTGAAAGCCTCCACCAGTGAATTGGCGGACGCCGGTTACCAGATGGATGCGGACAAGATCTACGTGTACGAATTGCCGGAGTAA
- a CDS encoding OmpW family outer membrane protein — MHKSLLSASLFALALAAPLAHAHQAGDIIVRAGAITVNPKADSSSVKVDRGPLAGANLGGKATMSSDTQLGLNFAYMITNNLGIELLAATPFEHDVKIKGTSLDAANGKLGTLKHLPPTLSLVYYPLDAKSAFQPYVGGGINYTWIYDEHVGSQASNNGFSNFRAKNSWGMAWQVGADYMLTDNVMINAQARYMDIDTRAYVDNNALAQGTRAKVNVDVDPWVYMVGLGYKF; from the coding sequence ATGCACAAGTCATTGCTCAGCGCTTCCCTCTTTGCCCTCGCGCTCGCAGCCCCGCTCGCCCACGCCCACCAGGCTGGCGACATCATCGTCCGGGCTGGTGCAATCACCGTCAACCCGAAAGCCGACAGCTCCAGCGTCAAGGTCGACCGCGGCCCACTGGCCGGCGCCAACCTGGGTGGCAAGGCCACCATGTCCAGCGACACCCAACTGGGCCTGAACTTCGCCTACATGATCACCAACAACCTGGGGATCGAGCTGCTCGCGGCCACGCCGTTCGAGCACGACGTGAAGATCAAGGGCACCTCGCTGGATGCGGCCAACGGCAAGCTCGGCACACTCAAGCACCTGCCACCGACCCTCAGCCTGGTTTACTACCCGCTCGACGCCAAGTCCGCATTCCAGCCGTACGTCGGCGGCGGCATCAACTACACCTGGATCTACGACGAACACGTCGGCAGCCAGGCCAGCAACAACGGCTTCAGCAACTTCCGCGCAAAAAACTCGTGGGGCATGGCATGGCAGGTCGGTGCTGACTACATGCTGACCGACAACGTCATGATCAACGCCCAGGCGCGTTACATGGACATCGACACCCGCGCCTACGTGGACAACAACGCCCTGGCCCAAGGCACGCGCGCCAAGGTCAACGTCGACGTGGACCCATGGGTCTACATGGTCGGCCTGGGCTACAAGTTCTAA
- a CDS encoding NAD-dependent epimerase/dehydratase family protein, with product MADGPVLITGGAGFIGSHLTDALLAKGHSVRILDDLSTGKRSNLPLDNPKVELIEGDVADSALVARAMRGCSAVAHLAAVASVQASVDDPVRTHQSNFIGTLNVCEAMREAGVKRVLFASSAAVYGNNGEGESIDEDTAKAPLTPYASDKLASEYYFDFYRRQHGLEPAIFRFFNIFGPRQDPSSPYSGVISIFSERAQKGLPITVFGDGEQTRDFLYVEDLVDLLVQAIEAPQVEVGAVNVGWNQATTLKQMLTALSDVVGQLPPISYGPARSGDIRHSRANNQRLKQRFTLPERTPMSVGLARLLGR from the coding sequence ATGGCTGACGGCCCTGTTTTGATCACCGGCGGTGCCGGTTTTATCGGTTCGCACCTCACGGACGCCTTGCTCGCCAAAGGCCATTCGGTGCGGATTCTCGACGACCTGTCCACGGGCAAGCGCAGTAACCTGCCGCTGGACAATCCCAAGGTCGAACTCATCGAAGGCGATGTCGCCGACAGCGCCTTGGTGGCGCGGGCGATGCGCGGTTGCAGCGCGGTGGCGCATCTGGCCGCCGTGGCCTCGGTGCAGGCCTCGGTGGACGACCCGGTGCGCACGCACCAGAGCAATTTCATCGGCACCCTGAACGTGTGCGAAGCCATGCGCGAGGCCGGGGTCAAGCGCGTGTTGTTTGCCTCCAGCGCAGCGGTCTACGGCAACAACGGTGAAGGCGAATCGATTGACGAAGACACCGCCAAGGCACCGTTGACGCCTTATGCTTCGGACAAACTGGCCAGCGAATACTATTTCGACTTCTACCGCCGCCAGCATGGCCTGGAGCCGGCGATTTTCCGCTTCTTCAACATTTTCGGCCCACGCCAGGACCCGTCCTCGCCGTATTCCGGGGTCATCAGCATTTTCAGCGAGCGCGCGCAAAAGGGCCTGCCGATCACCGTGTTCGGCGATGGCGAGCAGACTCGCGACTTCTTGTATGTCGAAGACCTGGTGGACCTGCTGGTGCAAGCCATTGAAGCGCCGCAGGTGGAAGTCGGTGCGGTTAACGTCGGCTGGAATCAGGCGACGACCCTCAAGCAAATGCTCACGGCGCTGAGTGACGTGGTGGGGCAATTGCCACCGATCAGCTACGGCCCGGCGCGCTCGGGCGATATCCGCCATTCGCGGGCGAACAACCAGCGCCTGAAACAGCGTTTCACGCTGCCGGAGCGCACGCCAATGAGCGTGGGGCTGGCCCGGTTGTTGGGGCGCTAG
- a CDS encoding sugar nucleotide-binding protein: MRMRLMLLGGGNALGQALIRLGAEEDIGFLAPRPPQDGWDAASLTQLLDDTRPDAVINLAYYFDWFQAETVSETRLAGQERAVERLAELCQHHNIVLVQPSSYRVFDGSRATAYSEKDEPVPLGLRGQALWRIEQSVRATCPQHVMLRFGWLLDDSVDGTLGRFLARAEQPEELLMADDRRGNPTPVDDAARVIISVLKQLDCAAPLWGTYHYAGHEATTPLALGQAILTEARNLHALAIEAPTAQAHAARPDAAEEPQHAVLACKKILHTFGIKPRAWRAALPGLLDRFYRHG; encoded by the coding sequence ATGCGAATGCGCCTTATGTTACTGGGCGGCGGAAATGCCCTTGGGCAGGCGCTGATTCGCCTCGGTGCAGAGGAAGACATCGGTTTCCTCGCCCCCCGTCCGCCTCAGGACGGCTGGGATGCCGCGAGCCTGACGCAACTGCTCGACGACACCCGCCCGGATGCGGTGATCAACCTCGCCTATTACTTCGACTGGTTCCAGGCGGAGACCGTCAGCGAGACGCGTCTGGCTGGGCAGGAGCGCGCCGTCGAACGCCTGGCCGAACTGTGCCAGCACCACAACATCGTGCTGGTGCAGCCTTCCAGCTATCGGGTGTTCGATGGTTCACGGGCAACCGCCTACAGCGAAAAAGACGAACCGGTGCCGCTGGGCCTGCGCGGTCAGGCCTTGTGGCGCATCGAGCAAAGCGTGCGCGCCACCTGCCCGCAGCATGTGATGCTGCGGTTCGGCTGGCTGCTCGATGACAGCGTCGACGGCACGTTGGGGCGTTTCCTCGCCCGCGCCGAACAGCCGGAAGAGCTGCTGATGGCCGACGACCGGCGTGGCAACCCGACGCCGGTGGATGATGCGGCGCGGGTGATCATTTCGGTACTCAAGCAACTCGATTGCGCGGCGCCGTTGTGGGGCACTTATCATTACGCCGGGCACGAAGCGACCACGCCGCTGGCGCTGGGCCAGGCCATACTCACTGAAGCACGCAACCTGCATGCGCTAGCCATCGAAGCCCCGACCGCCCAGGCTCACGCCGCGCGACCGGACGCCGCCGAGGAGCCGCAACACGCGGTGCTGGCCTGCAAGAAAATTTTGCACACTTTCGGGATCAAGCCCCGCGCCTGGCGCGCGGCACTCCCGGGTTTACTGGATAGGTTTTATCGCCATGGCTGA